From one Streptomyces sp. SCSIO 30461 genomic stretch:
- a CDS encoding glycosyl hydrolase — protein MTGTHPAHPRGTRATRTTRSAYAVVLATIGALLAGLGVWIAHGDGREDDPGSPGGHALPGNAASGAFPDGSCAPTEKLEPRCGAWWGAYIPYAPSGSLTEAVYAFEAKIGRRLDLVYNYHDMSRTPLDGRLLTADEQELGRDRLLMLAWESTVWTEPHHANWTETQLGWKNIASGAYDRDIIDPQARRLKAYGKRLFFSFDQEADFRIKEGAGSPEEFVAAYRHIHDRFRRLGVDNVVWVWTVSGYLGNAELMKRLYPGDDYVDWIGMDQYNYYLCHRSPNWLDFERSQRPSYDWLRAHISDRKPLMLAEFATAPDPVLPQRQRDWYARIPQVAPSLPRVRALVHWNRAVPGAGCDLTVDSGPGLDGYRIAGRDPYFRQPVPTR, from the coding sequence ATGACGGGAACCCACCCCGCACACCCCAGGGGCACGAGGGCCACGCGGACGACGCGGAGTGCCTACGCCGTCGTCCTCGCCACCATCGGCGCACTGCTCGCCGGTCTCGGGGTGTGGATCGCCCATGGCGACGGAAGGGAGGACGATCCGGGCTCCCCGGGTGGCCATGCGCTGCCCGGCAACGCGGCATCCGGCGCGTTCCCCGATGGCTCCTGCGCGCCCACCGAGAAGCTGGAGCCGCGCTGCGGGGCTTGGTGGGGCGCCTACATCCCGTACGCGCCCAGCGGCTCCCTCACCGAGGCGGTGTACGCGTTCGAAGCGAAGATCGGCCGCAGGCTCGATCTCGTCTACAACTACCACGACATGTCCCGCACCCCGTTGGACGGCCGACTGCTCACCGCCGACGAACAGGAACTGGGCCGCGACCGGTTGCTGATGCTGGCCTGGGAGTCCACGGTCTGGACCGAGCCGCACCACGCCAACTGGACGGAGACCCAGCTGGGCTGGAAGAACATCGCATCGGGCGCGTACGACCGCGACATCATCGACCCCCAGGCGCGCCGCCTGAAGGCCTACGGGAAGCGCCTGTTCTTCTCCTTCGACCAGGAGGCCGACTTCCGCATCAAGGAGGGCGCGGGCAGCCCTGAGGAGTTCGTCGCCGCCTACCGCCACATCCACGACCGCTTCCGCCGGCTCGGCGTCGACAACGTGGTGTGGGTGTGGACCGTCTCCGGCTACCTCGGCAACGCCGAGCTGATGAAACGGCTGTACCCGGGTGATGACTACGTGGACTGGATCGGCATGGACCAGTACAACTACTACCTCTGCCACAGATCCCCGAACTGGCTGGACTTCGAACGCAGTCAGCGTCCTTCCTACGACTGGCTGCGTGCGCACATCTCCGACCGCAAGCCGCTGATGCTCGCGGAGTTCGCCACCGCGCCCGATCCGGTCCTGCCGCAGCGCCAGCGCGACTGGTACGCCCGTATCCCCCAGGTCGCTCCGAGCCTGCCCCGGGTGCGGGCGCTGGTGCACTGGAACCGCGCGGTGCCGGGAGCGGGTTGCGACCTCACGGTCGACAGCGGCCCCGGCCTGGACGGCTACCGGATCGCCGGGCGCGACCCCTACTTCAGACAGCCCGTCCCGACCCGCTGA
- a CDS encoding polysaccharide deacetylase family protein produces MLLYHAVMDDPPGWIAEFSVTPRGFSAQLDAVRASGRTPVTISALTDHLLGRGELPPRPVLLTFDDGFADLPGPTAEALASRGLPATAYLTTGAITPGLRSLLPPAPMMTLAQAPLLERYGLEVGAHTVTHPQLDTLGPRRLRHELRHSKAALEDTLGHEVRHLAYPHGYNSRAVRRAARAAGYESAVAVRHALSSDRDEAYRIARLIVRRGHSVADVGTWMAGTGVRVAPYPDSLPTMGWRLWRRARAAVRGPEFAG; encoded by the coding sequence GTGCTGCTCTACCACGCCGTGATGGACGACCCGCCCGGCTGGATCGCCGAGTTCAGCGTCACGCCGAGGGGCTTCTCCGCCCAGCTCGACGCCGTCCGGGCCAGTGGGCGTACCCCGGTGACCATCAGCGCTCTCACCGACCACCTACTCGGCCGTGGCGAACTCCCGCCCCGGCCCGTGCTGCTCACCTTCGACGACGGCTTCGCCGATCTGCCGGGGCCCACGGCTGAGGCGCTCGCGTCCCGCGGGCTGCCCGCCACCGCCTACCTCACCACCGGTGCCATCACCCCGGGACTGCGCAGCCTGCTGCCACCCGCGCCGATGATGACGCTGGCCCAGGCACCGCTGCTGGAGCGGTACGGCCTGGAGGTCGGCGCGCACACGGTCACCCACCCCCAGCTCGACACCCTCGGACCCCGGCGCCTGCGGCACGAACTACGGCACTCCAAAGCCGCGCTGGAGGACACCCTGGGCCACGAGGTGCGACACCTCGCCTATCCGCACGGCTACAACAGCCGTGCCGTACGCCGTGCCGCGCGTGCCGCCGGATACGAGTCGGCCGTCGCCGTACGCCATGCGCTCAGCTCGGATCGGGACGAGGCCTACCGCATCGCCCGGCTGATCGTGCGGCGCGGGCACAGTGTGGCCGACGTCGGGACATGGATGGCGGGCACGGGAGTGCGGGTCGCACCGTATCCGGACTCGCTGCCGACTATGGGGTGGCGGCTGTGGCGGCGCGCTCGGGCAGCGGTGAGAGGGCCGGAGTTCGCGGGATGA
- a CDS encoding glycosyltransferase: MYQVAELDLDLDGAEPELRPAPGAPPIVPGEVFVLVRLHGRPAAGFTGTVPDGADPATVLAEQAVAVVERARQRLGAAASARPVSSGLPPATVVVATRERPDRLTAALDSLLAQDHPDFEIVVVDNAPVTDTTRELITYKYVDRVRYAYEPVPGLAAAHNRGIATAHGPVLAFTDDDVIADPHWLSALSAPFARDPRIGCVTGLILPARLGTPAQILLESHGGFAKGFTARTWDPARPPAAAEPLFPFTAGRFGSGANMAFRTRALRAVGGFDPATGTGTAARGGDDLYAFVRILAAGHRLHYTPDALVWHHHRETPQDLRDQAYGYGAGLTAYLTALVARRPALVPALLARLPRGLAHARAMTAERGEGQDGVPGEHGVQRYAWPRELSRLERRGMWYGPVGYLKARRRVRGMPLPWKPGEKTGEKPAVRPGEAAR; the protein is encoded by the coding sequence ATGTACCAGGTCGCCGAACTCGACCTCGATCTCGACGGCGCCGAACCCGAGCTGCGACCGGCCCCGGGGGCGCCGCCCATCGTGCCCGGCGAGGTGTTCGTGCTCGTACGGCTGCATGGACGGCCCGCCGCAGGCTTCACCGGGACCGTGCCCGACGGTGCCGACCCGGCCACCGTACTCGCCGAACAGGCCGTGGCAGTCGTCGAGCGGGCCCGGCAGCGGCTGGGCGCGGCGGCGTCCGCACGGCCGGTGAGCAGCGGACTGCCGCCGGCCACCGTGGTCGTCGCCACCCGCGAGCGCCCCGACCGGCTCACCGCGGCCCTCGACTCGCTGCTCGCCCAGGACCACCCCGACTTCGAGATCGTCGTCGTCGACAACGCGCCCGTCACCGACACCACCCGCGAGCTCATCACCTACAAGTACGTCGACCGGGTCCGTTACGCGTACGAGCCCGTCCCGGGTCTGGCCGCCGCGCACAACAGGGGCATCGCCACAGCGCACGGACCGGTGCTCGCGTTCACGGACGACGACGTGATCGCCGACCCGCACTGGCTCAGCGCGCTCAGCGCACCGTTCGCGCGCGATCCGCGCATCGGCTGTGTGACGGGGCTGATCCTGCCCGCGCGGCTCGGCACACCCGCGCAGATCCTGCTCGAAAGCCACGGCGGCTTCGCCAAGGGCTTCACCGCCCGCACCTGGGATCCGGCCCGTCCGCCCGCCGCCGCCGAGCCGCTCTTCCCGTTCACGGCCGGGCGCTTCGGATCGGGCGCCAACATGGCCTTCAGGACCCGTGCGCTGCGCGCCGTCGGCGGCTTCGACCCGGCCACCGGCACCGGAACCGCCGCACGCGGCGGGGACGACCTCTATGCCTTCGTGCGGATACTCGCCGCCGGGCACCGGCTGCACTACACCCCGGACGCGCTGGTCTGGCACCACCACCGTGAGACTCCGCAGGACCTGCGCGACCAGGCGTACGGCTACGGCGCCGGGCTCACGGCCTATCTCACCGCCCTCGTCGCCCGCCGCCCCGCGCTCGTGCCGGCGCTGCTGGCCCGGCTGCCGCGCGGTCTCGCCCACGCCCGCGCGATGACCGCCGAGCGGGGAGAGGGACAGGACGGGGTGCCGGGAGAGCACGGCGTCCAGCGGTACGCCTGGCCACGGGAGCTGTCCCGACTGGAGCGCCGGGGGATGTGGTACGGGCCCGTCGGGTACCTCAAGGCCCGGCGAAGGGTGCGGGGGATGCCGCTGCCCTGGAAGCCGGGGGAGAAGACCGGCGAGAAGCCCGCGGTGCGGCCTGGGGAGGCGGCGCGATGA
- a CDS encoding GNAT family N-acetyltransferase, translated as MRIHVVKPGELTESECESWRELRAKSDAPANPFMEPEFTLAVAAVRPGARVAVIEDAGDQAGFFPYEKGPLGQGRAVGLGVSDCQGAVLRPGLRMSARELLRGCSLATWEYDNLESGQALFLTGGAEEFASPVIDIGAGYAAYEEHLRRHAPKFHRTTAAKERRLARQTETDRGAVRFVFDERDPAALRTLMEWKSAQYRRTGRRDRFAQDWISTLVRRLHGTRAPGCSGVLSVLYTADRPIAAHFGLRSRTVLSCWFPAYDTEFAKYSPGLVLHLRMAEAAAADGIGLLDLGRGAAEYKDSLKTGELRVHEGSATRPGARAALHRLSREPARRAHSYVRNRPRLARHAQRTLRLLGRLRGQ; from the coding sequence CTGCGCATACATGTCGTCAAGCCGGGGGAACTGACCGAATCCGAGTGCGAGTCCTGGCGCGAGCTGCGGGCCAAGTCCGATGCTCCCGCCAACCCGTTCATGGAGCCCGAGTTCACCCTTGCCGTCGCGGCAGTGCGGCCCGGTGCGCGGGTCGCGGTGATCGAGGACGCCGGGGACCAGGCCGGGTTCTTCCCCTACGAGAAAGGCCCCTTGGGACAGGGCCGGGCCGTCGGCCTCGGGGTGTCCGACTGCCAGGGAGCCGTGCTGCGGCCCGGACTGCGGATGTCGGCGCGGGAACTGCTGCGCGGCTGCTCCCTGGCCACCTGGGAGTACGACAACCTGGAGTCCGGGCAGGCGCTGTTCCTTACGGGCGGCGCCGAGGAGTTCGCCTCTCCGGTGATCGACATCGGCGCGGGGTACGCCGCCTACGAGGAGCATCTGCGGCGCCACGCCCCCAAGTTCCACCGGACCACGGCCGCGAAGGAGCGAAGGCTCGCCCGGCAGACGGAGACGGACCGCGGCGCGGTGCGGTTCGTCTTCGACGAGCGGGATCCCGCCGCACTGCGCACCCTCATGGAGTGGAAGTCGGCTCAGTACCGAAGGACAGGCCGCCGCGACCGCTTCGCCCAGGACTGGATCAGCACCCTCGTGCGGAGGCTGCACGGAACCCGCGCACCCGGCTGCTCCGGCGTGCTGTCCGTGCTGTACACGGCGGACCGGCCGATCGCCGCGCATTTCGGGTTGCGCTCGCGCACCGTGCTGTCCTGCTGGTTTCCCGCCTATGACACCGAATTCGCCAAGTACTCGCCAGGTCTTGTCCTGCACCTCAGGATGGCGGAGGCGGCGGCGGCTGACGGCATCGGGCTGCTCGATCTGGGCCGGGGCGCGGCCGAGTACAAGGACTCGCTCAAGACCGGTGAACTACGCGTCCACGAGGGCTCGGCGACCCGCCCGGGGGCTCGGGCGGCGTTGCACCGGCTGAGCCGGGAGCCCGCGCGCCGCGCCCACAGCTACGTACGCAACCGGCCACGGCTCGCCCGGCACGCCCAGCGGACGCTCAGGCTGCTCGGACGGCTGCGGGGCCAGTGA
- a CDS encoding type II toxin-antitoxin system prevent-host-death family antitoxin — MTTRVPIRQLQQHASELIDRVAAGERVEITRNGRLIAVLGPPDPEQRVLEDLVRTGTVDPDNAASARGLADWEPLTARSAEPSKLSEVLLRMREEEDR; from the coding sequence ATGACCACACGCGTTCCCATCCGGCAGCTGCAGCAGCATGCCAGTGAGCTGATCGACAGAGTGGCGGCGGGCGAGCGGGTCGAGATCACTCGCAATGGCCGTCTCATCGCCGTGCTCGGCCCGCCCGACCCGGAGCAGCGGGTCTTGGAGGACCTGGTCCGCACGGGCACGGTGGATCCTGACAACGCAGCGTCGGCGCGGGGCCTCGCCGACTGGGAGCCGCTGACCGCGCGGTCCGCCGAACCGTCGAAGCTCTCCGAGGTGCTGCTGCGCATGCGCGAGGAAGAAGACCGTTGA
- a CDS encoding type II toxin-antitoxin system VapC family toxin yields MIYLDSCALLKLVIPEPETASLRTFLSARAAEGHVTSALSQTEVARALVRAGADPEVGDAAEELLDRMLRIRITDPVLRAAGMFPIRHLRTLDAVHLASAEYLEQALTAFVTYDKRLASAAMERGLPVESPGA; encoded by the coding sequence TTGATCTACCTGGACTCATGCGCGCTGCTGAAGCTCGTCATCCCCGAGCCCGAGACCGCTTCACTGCGCACGTTCCTGAGCGCACGCGCAGCCGAAGGGCACGTCACATCCGCGCTGTCTCAAACCGAGGTGGCTCGCGCGCTGGTACGAGCCGGCGCCGATCCCGAAGTCGGGGATGCCGCCGAAGAGCTTCTCGACCGGATGCTGCGGATCAGAATCACCGACCCTGTTCTCAGGGCCGCCGGAATGTTCCCCATTCGCCACCTGCGCACGCTCGACGCCGTCCACCTCGCGAGTGCGGAGTACCTCGAACAGGCACTCACCGCTTTCGTCACCTATGACAAGCGGTTGGCATCGGCGGCGATGGAGCGGGGCCTGCCGGTCGAATCCCCCGGCGCCTGA
- the hutI gene encoding imidazolonepropionase translates to MTSTVITNIGALVTNDPAAGDGPLGLIENAALVIDGDTVAWTGPGADAPAADAACDAGGRAVIPGFVDSHSHLVFAGDRTQEFNARMSGRAYSAGGIRTTVAATRSASDAELEANLTRYLGEALRQGTTTFETKSGYGLTTHDEERALRIAARHTDEVTYLGAHVVSPDYADDPAAYVALVTGEMLDACAPHARWVDVFCEKGAFDGDQARAVLTASMAKGLVPRVHANQLTYGPGVRLAVELGAASADHCTHLTDEDVDALANGDTVATLLPGAEFSTRAEWPNARRLIDAGVTVALSTDCNPGSSFTSSVPFCIALAVRDMGMTPDEALWSATAGGAAALRRTDIGRLVPGARADLALLDAPSHVHLAYRPGVPLVGEVWRRGARVA, encoded by the coding sequence ATGACCAGCACCGTCATCACCAACATCGGCGCCCTCGTCACCAACGATCCCGCCGCCGGCGACGGCCCCCTCGGGCTGATCGAGAACGCCGCGCTGGTCATCGACGGTGACACCGTCGCCTGGACCGGACCCGGCGCCGACGCGCCCGCCGCCGACGCGGCGTGTGACGCGGGCGGCCGGGCGGTGATCCCCGGGTTCGTCGACTCGCACTCGCACCTGGTGTTCGCCGGTGACCGCACCCAGGAGTTCAACGCCCGGATGTCCGGTCGGGCCTACTCGGCGGGCGGGATCCGCACCACCGTCGCCGCCACCCGCTCCGCGAGCGACGCGGAGCTGGAGGCCAACCTCACCCGCTATCTGGGCGAGGCGCTGCGGCAGGGGACCACGACCTTCGAGACGAAGTCCGGGTACGGACTGACCACCCACGACGAGGAGCGGGCCCTCCGGATCGCCGCCCGGCACACCGACGAGGTCACCTACCTCGGCGCCCATGTGGTGTCCCCGGACTATGCCGACGACCCCGCCGCGTATGTCGCCCTCGTCACCGGCGAGATGCTGGACGCCTGCGCTCCGCACGCCCGCTGGGTGGATGTGTTCTGCGAGAAGGGCGCCTTCGACGGTGACCAGGCGCGTGCCGTGCTGACGGCGAGCATGGCCAAGGGCCTCGTCCCGCGTGTGCACGCCAACCAGCTGACGTACGGCCCGGGCGTGCGGCTCGCGGTCGAGCTCGGCGCGGCGTCGGCCGACCACTGCACCCACCTCACGGACGAGGACGTGGACGCGCTCGCGAACGGCGACACCGTGGCGACGCTGCTCCCCGGTGCTGAGTTCTCCACGCGTGCCGAGTGGCCGAACGCCCGCAGGCTGATCGACGCCGGGGTGACGGTGGCGCTGTCCACGGACTGCAACCCGGGCTCTTCGTTCACCTCGTCCGTGCCGTTCTGTATCGCCCTGGCCGTACGCGACATGGGCATGACCCCCGACGAGGCCCTGTGGTCCGCCACGGCAGGCGGTGCAGCGGCCCTGCGCCGCACCGACATCGGTCGTCTCGTCCCGGGCGCCCGCGCGGACCTCGCACTGCTGGACGCTCCGTCGCACGTCCACCTGGCGTACCGACCGGGGGTGCCCCTGGTCGGTGAGGTCTGGCGGCGAGGCGCCCGGGTGGCCTGA
- a CDS encoding DUF397 domain-containing protein — protein MTLKPSIGDGPRLQWFKSSYSDSSEGDDCVEVAWFKSSYSDSSDSNECVEVAATAACPCVHVRDSKNPGGPQLDFGSAAWSGFVSFAGETSV, from the coding sequence ATGACCCTCAAGCCCTCCATCGGGGACGGCCCTCGGCTCCAGTGGTTCAAGAGCAGTTACAGCGACAGCAGCGAAGGCGACGACTGCGTCGAGGTCGCCTGGTTCAAGAGCAGCTACAGCGACAGCAGCGACAGCAACGAGTGTGTCGAGGTCGCCGCCACCGCCGCCTGCCCCTGCGTCCATGTCCGTGATTCCAAGAACCCCGGCGGGCCTCAGCTCGACTTCGGCTCGGCCGCCTGGTCCGGCTTCGTCTCGTTCGCGGGCGAGACCTCGGTCTGA